The following DNA comes from Gemmatimonadaceae bacterium.
CGCGCAGGCGTATCCGAACGCGACGTGGAAGAGCACCTACGAGATCGATCCGTTCACGATTCCCGTCGAACAGAAAGCACAACTCCTCATCGACGCGAACACCGAAGCGATGAAGGTCGCCAACGTGCGCTTCGTGAACAGCACGCTGTTCTTCGTTCGCGAAGACCGCAGCTACGCCAACACCGACGGCTCGTTCATTCAGCAAACTGTGATTCGCAGCTGGGCGCCGATGGGGATCACCGCGATCTCGTCGGACGGCAGCGATTTCCAGACCCGCGCCAACATGGTGCAGCCGGCCGGCCGCGGCTGGGAATTCGTGCTCGCCGCCGACCTCAAAGGGAACGCGCCGAAGTGGGGCGAGGAAGCCGCGGAGAAGCTCAAGGCAAAGCCGGTGGACGTCGGTCGCTACGATCTCGTGCTCCATCCGTCGCATTTGTGGCTCACCATCCACGAGTCGATCGGCCATCCGACCGAGCTCGATCGCGCGATGGGCTACGAGGCCAACTACGCCGGCACGAGCTTTGTCGCGCCGCCCGAAAAGGTCCTTGGCACGCTCAAATACGGCCCCGAGTTCATGAACATCCAGGGCGACCGGGTGCAGGAAGGCGGCTGCGGCACGATCGGCTGGGACGACGACGGCGTGAAGGCAGAGTCGTTCCTCATCATCAGGAACGGCGTGTTCCACGACTATCAGACCAGTCGCGAGCAGGCGCCGTGGTTAGAGAGTTATTATAAGAAAAATGGTATGCCCGTGAAATCGCACGGGTGCTGCAACGCCGATAATTGGAGCAGCGTGCAGTTCCAGCGCATGCCGAACGTGTCGCTCCTGCCGGGCGAGAAGGATCTCAAGTGGGAGGACCTGATCGCGGCGACGGATCGCGGCATCGCCATCGTCGGCGACGGCTCGTACTCCATCGACCAGCAGCGCTACAACGCGCAGTTCGGCGGCCAGGTCTTCTACGAGATCAAGGGCGGCAAGATCACCGGGATGCTCAAGGACGTCGCTTATCAAATGAAGACGACGGAGTTCTGGAACTCCATGGACATGATCGGCGGCAAATCGGGCTACATGATGGGCGCCAGCTTCTTCGACGGGAAAGGGCAGCCGGGACAGGTCGGCGCCGTGAGCCACGGCTGCGTGCCGGCACGGTTTCGGAACGTGAACGTGATCAACACGGGGAGGAAAGCATGAGCGCCTGGCGTTGGGAGTTGGGCGATGGGCGGCCCCGCCTCCCCTCGGACGCGAGGGTTCTGACGCGCGAACAGTCGCAGGAGCTCATCGAGCGCGCTATAAAGTTCTCGAAAGCCGACTCCATCCAGGTGAACCTTGGCGGCGGATACGCGGCCAACGTTCGCTTTGCCGACAATCGCATTTCCACCGCCGGTGGCGTCGCGACCGCGAACCTCACCATTCAGAGCTCGTTCGGCCCGAAGCACTCGGTCGTCTCGACGAACGACTTCACGGACGCGGGACTCGAGCGCGCGGTTCGCCAATCGGAGGCTCTCGCGAAACTCGCCCCCGACGATCCCGAGGCGATGCCGCCACTCGGTCCCCAGCAATACGAGAACGTCACCGCGTACTTCGACTCGACTGCGAACCTCGGCCCCGAGGGACGCGCGGAAGCGGCGCGCGTGGCGATCGATCCGTGCCGCGCGGCGGGCGATCTCAAGGCCGCCGGCTTTCTGCAAACCGGTATCGGCGCCGGCGCCGTCGGCAACAGCGCGGGGTTGTTCGCGTATCAATCGGGAACGTCGACGAACTATACGCTCACCGTACGCACCGCCGACGGCACAGGTTCAGGCTGGGCAGGCGCGGATCATCCCGACTGGTCGCAGCTCGATGTGAAAGGCGTCGCGCAACGCGCCATCGACAAAGCGCGCTCGTCGCGGAATCCCGTCGCGATCGAACCCGGCCGCTACACCGTGATTCTCGAACCACAGGCGGTCGGCGATCTCGTGCAGTTGCTGGCCTTTTCACTCTCCGCGCGCGCCGCGGATGAGGGACGAAGCGCCTTCTCGAAGCCGGGCGGCGGAACGAAGATCGGCGAGAAGATCACTGACGAGCGTGTCACACTCTTCGCCGATCCCGCCGATCCACAGTTGCTCAGCAACACGTTCGACGGACAGGGCCTGCCGTCTCACCGCGTCGTGTGGATCGAGAACGGCGTGCTGAAGCGCCTCACCTACGGGCGCTTCTGGGCAAAGAAGAAGAATCAGGAGCCGGATGCCGGCACGAACGCCGTGAAGCTCGCGGGCGGAACGCAAACGACCGAGGAGCTGATCGCGTCGACGCCGCGCGGCGTACTCGTCACGCGCTTGTTCTACCTACGTCAGGTCGATCCACGCACCGTGCTCTACACCGGACTCACGCGCGACGGCACGTTCCTGATCGAAAACGGCAAAGTTTCCAAGTCGATCAAGAACTTCCGCTTCAACGAATCGCCGCTGCTCATGCTGAACAATCTCGAGGGGCTCGGCCGCGCCGAACGCGTCGCGGGAACGGAATCCGGCGGCGACGTCGTGATGCCGTCACTCAAGATTCGCGACTTCAATTTCACGAGCCTGTCCGACGCCGTTTGACGGCGTGAAACGCGACGGTCAGACCA
Coding sequences within:
- a CDS encoding TldD/PmbA family protein, with the translated sequence MTSRRDFLRKTGSAAAIAAVGGTLLPDFANALSAAPVYPRGVSAFEELPIKELLMDAIAAAKSAGATFADARIGRYRQNFVGTREKQIVQVGDTDSIGIGVRALVNGAWGFAASQNLTKDGVAAAAREAATIAKANRLPGSAPVVLAPAQAYPNATWKSTYEIDPFTIPVEQKAQLLIDANTEAMKVANVRFVNSTLFFVREDRSYANTDGSFIQQTVIRSWAPMGITAISSDGSDFQTRANMVQPAGRGWEFVLAADLKGNAPKWGEEAAEKLKAKPVDVGRYDLVLHPSHLWLTIHESIGHPTELDRAMGYEANYAGTSFVAPPEKVLGTLKYGPEFMNIQGDRVQEGGCGTIGWDDDGVKAESFLIIRNGVFHDYQTSREQAPWLESYYKKNGMPVKSHGCCNADNWSSVQFQRMPNVSLLPGEKDLKWEDLIAATDRGIAIVGDGSYSIDQQRYNAQFGGQVFYEIKGGKITGMLKDVAYQMKTTEFWNSMDMIGGKSGYMMGASFFDGKGQPGQVGAVSHGCVPARFRNVNVINTGRKA
- a CDS encoding TldD/PmbA family protein; amino-acid sequence: MSAWRWELGDGRPRLPSDARVLTREQSQELIERAIKFSKADSIQVNLGGGYAANVRFADNRISTAGGVATANLTIQSSFGPKHSVVSTNDFTDAGLERAVRQSEALAKLAPDDPEAMPPLGPQQYENVTAYFDSTANLGPEGRAEAARVAIDPCRAAGDLKAAGFLQTGIGAGAVGNSAGLFAYQSGTSTNYTLTVRTADGTGSGWAGADHPDWSQLDVKGVAQRAIDKARSSRNPVAIEPGRYTVILEPQAVGDLVQLLAFSLSARAADEGRSAFSKPGGGTKIGEKITDERVTLFADPADPQLLSNTFDGQGLPSHRVVWIENGVLKRLTYGRFWAKKKNQEPDAGTNAVKLAGGTQTTEELIASTPRGVLVTRLFYLRQVDPRTVLYTGLTRDGTFLIENGKVSKSIKNFRFNESPLLMLNNLEGLGRAERVAGTESGGDVVMPSLKIRDFNFTSLSDAV